From Zingiber officinale cultivar Zhangliang chromosome 5B, Zo_v1.1, whole genome shotgun sequence, the proteins below share one genomic window:
- the LOC121986955 gene encoding zinc finger MYM-type protein 1-like, producing the protein MNTPGNNQMIAPTIQTQLVNACAVETTNVILADLGDRWFTLLLDEARDCSVKEQMAVVIRYVNKHGEVIERFMTVVHVATTTTACLKEAIDSLFAKYGLSVARLRGQGYDGALNISGEFNGLKSLIMKENPYALYVHCFVHQLQLVVVAVAQANQYVCDFMWIVGSVVNTSASSCKRADKLRQLEHDKKIKLLERGEISSEVLQNLINNGDRSSKGLSRTLVEKMEMYEFVFILLLMKRILVITNHLSTVLQEKDQNIVNMMRLINNVKGKLQKLRDSGCCSRLKKDGKNVIDIILHEMDNRFSETTTDLLIYMSCLDPRNSFSRFDVQKLVRLTHFYEDDFSWNERMLVEQELETYIDDVRSDERFEGISDLGALKKKMIETMKNRVFPLIYRIIELALLLSVATATVERVFSAMNIVKTYLRNRIGDE; encoded by the exons ATGAATACACCtggaaataatcaaatgattgcccCAACAATTCAAACACAACTAGTGAATGCTTGTGCAGTTGAGACCACAAATGTTATTCTAGCTGATCTTGGAGATAGGTGGTTCACTTTACTACTTGATGAGGCTCGTGATTGTTCAGTGAAAGAGCAAATGGCAGTTGTTATTAGATATGTGAACAAACATGGAGAAGTGATTGAACGATTTATGACTGTAGTTCATGTTGCAACTACTACAACTGCTTGTTTGAAGGAGGCAATCGACTCTTTATTTGCTAAGTATGGTTTGTCAGTGGCGAGATTGAGgggtcaaggatatgatggtgcttTAAATATCTCTGGAGAATTTAATGGCTTAAAGTCACTGATAATGAAAGAAAATCCGTATGCATTATATGTTCATTGTTTTGTTCATCAACTTCAGCTAGTGGTTGTAGCCGTTGCTCAAGCAAATCAATATGTTTGTGATTTTATGTGGATTGTTGGTTCAGTTGTGAACACATCTGCATCATCTTGCAAAAGGGCTGACAAACTTCGACAACTTGAACATGACAAAAAAATTAAACTTCTTGAAAGAGGAGAGATTAGTTCTG AGgttcttcaaaatttgattaatAATGGTGATCGTTCTTCTAAGGGTTTAAGTAGAACTTTGGTTGAAAAAATGGAGATGTATGAATTTGTGTTTATTCTACTATTGATGAAACGTATATTAGTAATCACAAATCATTTGTCAACTGTTCTACAAGAGAAAGATCAAAATATTGTGAATATGATGCGTTTGATCAATAATGTGAAAGGCAAATTGCAAAAGTTGAGAGATTCTGGATG CTGTAGTCGTTTGAAGAAAGATGgaaaaaat GTTATCGATATTATTCTACATGAGATGGATAATCGTTTCTCTGAAACAACTACAGATTTGctgatttatatgtcatgccttgatCCTAGGAACTCATTCTCTAGATTTGATGTACAGAAGTTAGTACGTCTGACTCATTTTTATGAggatgatttttcttggaatgaGCGTATGTTAGTTGAACAAGAGCTTGAAACATATATTGATGACGTCAGATCAGATGAACGGTTTGAAGGCATTTCAGATTTGGGAGCTCTTAAAAAGAAAATGATTGAAACAATGAAGAACCGTGTGTTTCCTTTGATTTATCGGATAATTGAGCTAGCCTTACTTCTTTCAGTTGCTACTGCAACCGTTGAAAGGGTGTTTTCGGCAATGAATATTGTCAAAACATATTTGCGAAACAGGATTGGagatgaatga